A window of the Cololabis saira isolate AMF1-May2022 chromosome 19, fColSai1.1, whole genome shotgun sequence genome harbors these coding sequences:
- the LOC133418883 gene encoding receptor-type tyrosine-protein phosphatase epsilon-like isoform X1 has product MVPLLFLVATTTTSNSTGNGNHTKEDVTNSNHHILPIALVLFLLLLIVVLLAWYFLRLKKQREAAVTTVDNKKIPNGILEEQDQQTAVLLPRSASASKTYFPILVDHLEEEYRLRSADDGKLFREEYNSLPGGNAQGTYEEANKDENKEKNRYPNILPYDHSRVVLSQLEGNPCSDYVNASYVDGYTEKNKFIAAQGPKEDTVADFWRMIWEQKVATVVMLTNLKERKEDKCHQYWPDQGCWTYGNVRVAVEDFTVLVDYTIRKFCVQYQASDAAKTPRLVTQLHFTSWPDFGVPFSPIGMLKFLKKVKVVNPPFSGPIVVHCSAGVGRTGTFIVIDAMIDIMHAEQKVDVFGFVSKIREQRSQLIQTDMQYSFIYQALLEYYLYGDTELDVSSLEGHLHKLHNTFADGDRVGLEEEFKKLTNMRIMKENMRTGNLPANMKKNRVLQIIPYDFNRVILSMRRGQEFTDYVNASFIDGYRQKDYYIATQGPLTHTVEDFWRMAWEWKCHSIVMLTELQEREQDKCCHYWPTEDSVTYGDYTVELKGDTLCETFSLRDLVLTFVPEKQTRVIRHFHFHGWPEIGIPAEGKGMIDIIASVQRQQQQSGNHPIVVHCSAGAGRTGTFIALSNILERVKAEGLLDVFQTVKSLRMQRPHMVQTVEQYDFCYRVVQDFVDIFSDYANFK; this is encoded by the exons TTAAAGAAACAGAGGGAAGCAGCTGTCACAACAGTTGACAACAAGAAAATACCAAATGGCATCCTGGAGGAACAAG ACCAACAGACGGCGGTCCTTCTGCCCAGATCTGCCTCGGCCTCTAAGACCTACTTCCCCATCCTAGTGGACCACCTGGAGGAGGAGTACCGGCTCCGCTCAGCCGATGATGGCAAGCTCTTCAGGGAGGAATACAAT TCTTTGCCAGGGGGTAATGCCCAGGGGACGTACGAGGAGGCCAATAAGGACGAAAACAAGGAGAAGAACAGATACCCCAACATCCTTCCTT ATGATCATTCCAGAGTGGTGCTGTCTCAGCTGGAGGGAAATCCCTGCTCAGACTATGTGAATGCATCTTATGTTGAT GGTTACACAGAAAAGAATAAATTCATAGCTGCACAAG GTCCAAAAGAAGACACTGTGGCAGATTTCTGGAGAATGATATGGGAGCAGAAAGTAGCAACTGTTGTCATGCTGACaaatttgaaagaaagaaaagag GACAAGTGTCACCAGTACTGGCCGGACCAGGGCTGCTGGACATACGGGAATGTGCGGGTTGCGGTCGAAGACTTCACTGTCCTGGTGGACTACACCATACGCAAGTTTTGTGTGCAATAT CAGGCCAGCGATGCTGCTAAGACTCCCCGTCTGGTCACTCAGCTTCACTTCACCAGCTGGCCTGATTTCGGCGTTCCTTTCTCTCCCATCGGTATGCTCAAGTTCCTCAAAAAGGTCAAGGTTGTGAATCCACCCTTCTCCGGGCCGATCGTGGTCCACTGCAG CGCTGGTGTCGGCAGGACAGGAACCTTCATTGTAATAGACGCCATGATCGACATCATGCACGCGGAGCAGAAAGTTGATGTGTTTGGGTTCGTCTCCAAGATACGAGAGCAGCGCTCGCAGCTCATCCAGACAGAT ATGCAGTACTCATTCATCTACCAGGCCCTGCTTGAATACTACCTCTATGGAGACACAGAGCTGGACGTGTCGTCTCTGGAAGGACATCTGCACAAACTGCACAACACCTTTGCAGACGGCGACCGCGTTGGCCTGGAGGAAGAATTCAAA AAACTGACCAACATGCGAATAATGAAAGAGAACATGCGAACGGGGAACCTTCCTGCCAACATGAAGAAGAACAGAGTCCTGCAAATTATTCCAT ATGACTTTAACAGAGTTATCCTTTCCATGAGAAGAGGCCAAGAGTTCACAGATTACGTCAATGCATCTTTTATTGAC GGATACAGACAGAAGGACTACTACATAGCCACACAGGGCCCTCTGACTCACACCGTGGAGGATTTCTGGAGAATGGCGTGGGAATGGAAATGTCACTCCATTGTCATGCTCACTGAGCTCCAGGAGAGGGAGCAG GACAAATGCTGCCATTACTGGCCCACGGAGGACTCGGTCACCTACGGAGATTACACTGTCGAGCTGAAGGGAGACACGTTGTGTGAAACCTTCAGTCTTCGAGACTTGGTACTCACCTTTGTTCCG GAGAAGCAGACAAGGGTGATCAGGCACTTCCACTTCCACGGCTGGCCTGAGATTGGCATCCCGGCTGAGGGGAAAGGCATGATTGACATCATCGCCTCGGTGCAGAGACAACAGCAGCAGTCTGGGAACCATCCCATCGTCGTACACTGCAG tgCTGGTGCAGGGCGAACCGGTACGTTCATTGCACTGAGCAATATCTTGGAGCGAGTCAAAGCAGAAGGCCTGCTGGACGTGTTCCAGACTGTGAAGAGTTTACGCATGCAGAGGCCTCATATGGTCCAAACTGTG GAACAATACGACTTCTGCTACAGGGTGGTACAAGACTTCGTCGACATTTTCTCAGACTATGCCAATTTTAAATGA
- the LOC133418883 gene encoding receptor-type tyrosine-protein phosphatase epsilon-like isoform X2, which translates to MVPLLFLVATTTTSNSTGNGNHTKEDVTNSNHHILPIALVLFLLLLIVVLLAWYFLRLKKQREAAVTTVDNKKIPNGILEEQDQQTAVLLPRSASASKTYFPILVDHLEEEYRLRSADDGKLFREEYNSLPGGNAQGTYEEANKDENKEKNRYPNILPYDHSRVVLSQLEGNPCSDYVNASYVDGYTEKNKFIAAQGPKEDTVADFWRMIWEQKVATVVMLTNLKERKEDKCHQYWPDQGCWTYGNVRVAVEDFTVLVDYTIRKFCVQYASDAAKTPRLVTQLHFTSWPDFGVPFSPIGMLKFLKKVKVVNPPFSGPIVVHCSAGVGRTGTFIVIDAMIDIMHAEQKVDVFGFVSKIREQRSQLIQTDMQYSFIYQALLEYYLYGDTELDVSSLEGHLHKLHNTFADGDRVGLEEEFKKLTNMRIMKENMRTGNLPANMKKNRVLQIIPYDFNRVILSMRRGQEFTDYVNASFIDGYRQKDYYIATQGPLTHTVEDFWRMAWEWKCHSIVMLTELQEREQDKCCHYWPTEDSVTYGDYTVELKGDTLCETFSLRDLVLTFVPEKQTRVIRHFHFHGWPEIGIPAEGKGMIDIIASVQRQQQQSGNHPIVVHCSAGAGRTGTFIALSNILERVKAEGLLDVFQTVKSLRMQRPHMVQTVEQYDFCYRVVQDFVDIFSDYANFK; encoded by the exons TTAAAGAAACAGAGGGAAGCAGCTGTCACAACAGTTGACAACAAGAAAATACCAAATGGCATCCTGGAGGAACAAG ACCAACAGACGGCGGTCCTTCTGCCCAGATCTGCCTCGGCCTCTAAGACCTACTTCCCCATCCTAGTGGACCACCTGGAGGAGGAGTACCGGCTCCGCTCAGCCGATGATGGCAAGCTCTTCAGGGAGGAATACAAT TCTTTGCCAGGGGGTAATGCCCAGGGGACGTACGAGGAGGCCAATAAGGACGAAAACAAGGAGAAGAACAGATACCCCAACATCCTTCCTT ATGATCATTCCAGAGTGGTGCTGTCTCAGCTGGAGGGAAATCCCTGCTCAGACTATGTGAATGCATCTTATGTTGAT GGTTACACAGAAAAGAATAAATTCATAGCTGCACAAG GTCCAAAAGAAGACACTGTGGCAGATTTCTGGAGAATGATATGGGAGCAGAAAGTAGCAACTGTTGTCATGCTGACaaatttgaaagaaagaaaagag GACAAGTGTCACCAGTACTGGCCGGACCAGGGCTGCTGGACATACGGGAATGTGCGGGTTGCGGTCGAAGACTTCACTGTCCTGGTGGACTACACCATACGCAAGTTTTGTGTGCAATAT GCCAGCGATGCTGCTAAGACTCCCCGTCTGGTCACTCAGCTTCACTTCACCAGCTGGCCTGATTTCGGCGTTCCTTTCTCTCCCATCGGTATGCTCAAGTTCCTCAAAAAGGTCAAGGTTGTGAATCCACCCTTCTCCGGGCCGATCGTGGTCCACTGCAG CGCTGGTGTCGGCAGGACAGGAACCTTCATTGTAATAGACGCCATGATCGACATCATGCACGCGGAGCAGAAAGTTGATGTGTTTGGGTTCGTCTCCAAGATACGAGAGCAGCGCTCGCAGCTCATCCAGACAGAT ATGCAGTACTCATTCATCTACCAGGCCCTGCTTGAATACTACCTCTATGGAGACACAGAGCTGGACGTGTCGTCTCTGGAAGGACATCTGCACAAACTGCACAACACCTTTGCAGACGGCGACCGCGTTGGCCTGGAGGAAGAATTCAAA AAACTGACCAACATGCGAATAATGAAAGAGAACATGCGAACGGGGAACCTTCCTGCCAACATGAAGAAGAACAGAGTCCTGCAAATTATTCCAT ATGACTTTAACAGAGTTATCCTTTCCATGAGAAGAGGCCAAGAGTTCACAGATTACGTCAATGCATCTTTTATTGAC GGATACAGACAGAAGGACTACTACATAGCCACACAGGGCCCTCTGACTCACACCGTGGAGGATTTCTGGAGAATGGCGTGGGAATGGAAATGTCACTCCATTGTCATGCTCACTGAGCTCCAGGAGAGGGAGCAG GACAAATGCTGCCATTACTGGCCCACGGAGGACTCGGTCACCTACGGAGATTACACTGTCGAGCTGAAGGGAGACACGTTGTGTGAAACCTTCAGTCTTCGAGACTTGGTACTCACCTTTGTTCCG GAGAAGCAGACAAGGGTGATCAGGCACTTCCACTTCCACGGCTGGCCTGAGATTGGCATCCCGGCTGAGGGGAAAGGCATGATTGACATCATCGCCTCGGTGCAGAGACAACAGCAGCAGTCTGGGAACCATCCCATCGTCGTACACTGCAG tgCTGGTGCAGGGCGAACCGGTACGTTCATTGCACTGAGCAATATCTTGGAGCGAGTCAAAGCAGAAGGCCTGCTGGACGTGTTCCAGACTGTGAAGAGTTTACGCATGCAGAGGCCTCATATGGTCCAAACTGTG GAACAATACGACTTCTGCTACAGGGTGGTACAAGACTTCGTCGACATTTTCTCAGACTATGCCAATTTTAAATGA
- the LOC133418883 gene encoding receptor-type tyrosine-protein phosphatase epsilon-like isoform X3, translated as MSNLREEKSNPILNSDLSTVSPRLQLMRKNSFASFRWLKKQREAAVTTVDNKKIPNGILEEQDQQTAVLLPRSASASKTYFPILVDHLEEEYRLRSADDGKLFREEYNSLPGGNAQGTYEEANKDENKEKNRYPNILPYDHSRVVLSQLEGNPCSDYVNASYVDGYTEKNKFIAAQGPKEDTVADFWRMIWEQKVATVVMLTNLKERKEDKCHQYWPDQGCWTYGNVRVAVEDFTVLVDYTIRKFCVQYQASDAAKTPRLVTQLHFTSWPDFGVPFSPIGMLKFLKKVKVVNPPFSGPIVVHCSAGVGRTGTFIVIDAMIDIMHAEQKVDVFGFVSKIREQRSQLIQTDMQYSFIYQALLEYYLYGDTELDVSSLEGHLHKLHNTFADGDRVGLEEEFKKLTNMRIMKENMRTGNLPANMKKNRVLQIIPYDFNRVILSMRRGQEFTDYVNASFIDGYRQKDYYIATQGPLTHTVEDFWRMAWEWKCHSIVMLTELQEREQDKCCHYWPTEDSVTYGDYTVELKGDTLCETFSLRDLVLTFVPEKQTRVIRHFHFHGWPEIGIPAEGKGMIDIIASVQRQQQQSGNHPIVVHCSAGAGRTGTFIALSNILERVKAEGLLDVFQTVKSLRMQRPHMVQTVEQYDFCYRVVQDFVDIFSDYANFK; from the exons TTAAAGAAACAGAGGGAAGCAGCTGTCACAACAGTTGACAACAAGAAAATACCAAATGGCATCCTGGAGGAACAAG ACCAACAGACGGCGGTCCTTCTGCCCAGATCTGCCTCGGCCTCTAAGACCTACTTCCCCATCCTAGTGGACCACCTGGAGGAGGAGTACCGGCTCCGCTCAGCCGATGATGGCAAGCTCTTCAGGGAGGAATACAAT TCTTTGCCAGGGGGTAATGCCCAGGGGACGTACGAGGAGGCCAATAAGGACGAAAACAAGGAGAAGAACAGATACCCCAACATCCTTCCTT ATGATCATTCCAGAGTGGTGCTGTCTCAGCTGGAGGGAAATCCCTGCTCAGACTATGTGAATGCATCTTATGTTGAT GGTTACACAGAAAAGAATAAATTCATAGCTGCACAAG GTCCAAAAGAAGACACTGTGGCAGATTTCTGGAGAATGATATGGGAGCAGAAAGTAGCAACTGTTGTCATGCTGACaaatttgaaagaaagaaaagag GACAAGTGTCACCAGTACTGGCCGGACCAGGGCTGCTGGACATACGGGAATGTGCGGGTTGCGGTCGAAGACTTCACTGTCCTGGTGGACTACACCATACGCAAGTTTTGTGTGCAATAT CAGGCCAGCGATGCTGCTAAGACTCCCCGTCTGGTCACTCAGCTTCACTTCACCAGCTGGCCTGATTTCGGCGTTCCTTTCTCTCCCATCGGTATGCTCAAGTTCCTCAAAAAGGTCAAGGTTGTGAATCCACCCTTCTCCGGGCCGATCGTGGTCCACTGCAG CGCTGGTGTCGGCAGGACAGGAACCTTCATTGTAATAGACGCCATGATCGACATCATGCACGCGGAGCAGAAAGTTGATGTGTTTGGGTTCGTCTCCAAGATACGAGAGCAGCGCTCGCAGCTCATCCAGACAGAT ATGCAGTACTCATTCATCTACCAGGCCCTGCTTGAATACTACCTCTATGGAGACACAGAGCTGGACGTGTCGTCTCTGGAAGGACATCTGCACAAACTGCACAACACCTTTGCAGACGGCGACCGCGTTGGCCTGGAGGAAGAATTCAAA AAACTGACCAACATGCGAATAATGAAAGAGAACATGCGAACGGGGAACCTTCCTGCCAACATGAAGAAGAACAGAGTCCTGCAAATTATTCCAT ATGACTTTAACAGAGTTATCCTTTCCATGAGAAGAGGCCAAGAGTTCACAGATTACGTCAATGCATCTTTTATTGAC GGATACAGACAGAAGGACTACTACATAGCCACACAGGGCCCTCTGACTCACACCGTGGAGGATTTCTGGAGAATGGCGTGGGAATGGAAATGTCACTCCATTGTCATGCTCACTGAGCTCCAGGAGAGGGAGCAG GACAAATGCTGCCATTACTGGCCCACGGAGGACTCGGTCACCTACGGAGATTACACTGTCGAGCTGAAGGGAGACACGTTGTGTGAAACCTTCAGTCTTCGAGACTTGGTACTCACCTTTGTTCCG GAGAAGCAGACAAGGGTGATCAGGCACTTCCACTTCCACGGCTGGCCTGAGATTGGCATCCCGGCTGAGGGGAAAGGCATGATTGACATCATCGCCTCGGTGCAGAGACAACAGCAGCAGTCTGGGAACCATCCCATCGTCGTACACTGCAG tgCTGGTGCAGGGCGAACCGGTACGTTCATTGCACTGAGCAATATCTTGGAGCGAGTCAAAGCAGAAGGCCTGCTGGACGTGTTCCAGACTGTGAAGAGTTTACGCATGCAGAGGCCTCATATGGTCCAAACTGTG GAACAATACGACTTCTGCTACAGGGTGGTACAAGACTTCGTCGACATTTTCTCAGACTATGCCAATTTTAAATGA